In the genome of Schistocerca piceifrons isolate TAMUIC-IGC-003096 chromosome X, iqSchPice1.1, whole genome shotgun sequence, one region contains:
- the LOC124721274 gene encoding methyltransferase-like 26: protein MDRMSCVGDKLHSPAAERNKEPILEVLMQYIFNNKAKEEALTVLEIASGTGQHIVYFAQYFPDVQFQPSEFEESYVRSIGAYISESGVRNVRDPIVIDIRTPYRFWAFGAFTENSVSFVININMIHTTESECTEHLFKNVQKVLKPGGLLFLYGPFAFNGVITPESNVSFNQRLRQENPAWGLRDVEDLNVLGFKYGLSLIAAHDMPANNHMLVWKKK from the coding sequence tGTTGGAGATAAATTGCACAGCCCTGCAGCTGAACGCAACAAAGAACCAATTCTCGAGGTGTTAATGCAGTACATTTTTAACAACAAGGCAAAAGAAGAAGCTCTGACAGTACTAGAAATAGCCTCAGGAACAGGACAACACATTGTGTATTTTGCCCAATATTTTCCAGATGTGCAGTTTCAACCATCTGAATTTGAAGAAAGCTACGTAAGAAGTATTGGAGCATACATTTCTGAGAGTGGTGTCCGCAATGTGCGTGACCCAATTGTAATAGATATACGTACTCCATATAGATTCTGGGCCTTTGGAGCATTCACAGAAAATTCTGTGTCTTTTGTTATCAACATCAATATGATCCACACAACTGAAAGTGAATGCACTGAACACCTATTCAAGaatgtacagaaagttctgaaaCCTGGCGGTCTATTATTTCTGTatgggccttttgcatttaatgGAGTTATAACTCCAGAGTCTAATGTTAGCTTTAACCAAAGATTAAGACAAGAGAATCCTGCATGGGGCCTAAGAGACGTAGAAGATCTGAATGTATTGGGATTTAAATATGGTTTGTCACTAATAGCAGCACACGATATGCCAGCTAATAATCACATGCTTGTGTGGAAGAAAAAGTAG